Below is a window of Penaeus vannamei isolate JL-2024 chromosome 30, ASM4276789v1, whole genome shotgun sequence DNA.
tcggtcttctctctctttctttctttctctctctgtccctccctctctctctgcccccccctctctctctctgcccctctctctctctctccctctctccctccctccctctctctctctctctctctctctctctctctctctctctctctctctctctctctctctctctctctctctctctctctctctctctctctgtccctcccacatttccccctcccctcttctctctcccttttggtttccttttctctcagctCAATCTGTCGCTCTTACTCTCCCATCACCTTGTTCCTCGATTTCGTTCTCTTgtctagttatttttctttttttatctttttttttttgcctcttggtCTTTCTACCTCAGCCTctcgtatttttcgtttttttatcgttttttttcattttctccgtcTCTGGGTCTCATGCCCTCAGGGGGTCTTTTTATTGCCTTAAAGAGAGTGAGTTCGTCCCTgggtcctcgtgtgtgtgtgtgtgtgtgtgtgtgtgtgtgtgtgtgtgtgtgtgtatgtgatgatgatgatgatgatgatgatgatgatgatgatgatgatgatgatgatgatgatgatgatgatgatgacccgtgtgtgtgtgtgtgtgtgtgtgtgtgtgtgtgtgtgtgtgtgtgtgtgtgtgtgtgtgtgtgtgtgtgcgcgtgcgcgcgcgtgtgtgtgtgcgtctgcgtgtgcgtgcgtgtagctACGACGGCGCGAGTTCATGAAGGCAGCGAGCGACCCGTGACACCAAAAGCCTGCAGTGTGTTTGCCTATCCTTCATCATGTCTGAATGTCTGCCAGCTTATTTACCTCTcgcattttctcctttccctccttcagctACATTTTCTACCTCCTACCCTGCAACGtgattttttacttctctttttcctttaatgtgtatatatatatatatatatatatatatatatatatatatatatatatatgtatatatatatatatatacagtatatatatatatatatatatatatatatatatataacacatatatatatatattacatgtatatattatatatatatgatatatataaatatattaataatatcatatgtatatatatatgacatatatatatatataataatatatatatataatatatatatatatgtaatataatgtatatactatatatataatatatacatatgacatataatatatatatatatatatatactatatatataagctaATATACATAATGCTCCATATGTAATAACtattaatcatatataataatataattatatatctatacttatattatatataataatatatatatatatatatatatatataatatgcccctagagtaataacaataataataataataataataataatatagtaataataataatacagacatgtatgtttgtgtgtatatacgcatatcatataatacgtatatatacataatatatgttatatgacatGCCTTtacgtatataatatgtatatatatacatacatacatataatatgtattcattaatacgcacgcacacgcaccgcaCGCTACGCactgcgcacgcacgcacatatacgtacgtatgcgCGCAGCGCGCGTCTTTGAACCCTTATGCGCGTGACCGCGCACTCACCCATATTCTCTGCGTGATTATTAGGGCCGAGACTCCTCAGCTTCGAAagattcaaagagagagaaagttcacgATTCCCCCCCGGCCAGTTTCGAGACACAGCTTTACTGcgcgtgaaagggagagagaagcctTACACGAGGAGCTCTGGAAAGTTTTTGCGCGTCGTGTCTCTTTGATGATGcgatgtgcatgtgcatgtgcgtgtgcgtgtccgtatgcgtgcgtgtatgtgtgagtgtgtgtgtgtgtgtgcgagtgtgtgtgtgtgtgcgtatgcgtgtgcgagtACGTaagtgtgtgatgatgatgatgatgatgatgatgatgatgatgatgatgatgatgatgatgatgatgatgatgatgatgatgtgcgaTGTGTCAATGTGAAATTGAtgcatgatgatatcaatgatatgatgatgatgatgatgatgatgatgatgatgatgatgatgatgatgatgatgatgatgatgatgatgatgatgatgtgtgtgtgatgatgatgatgcgatgtgcgtgcgtgtgcgtgtgcgtgtgtgtgtgcgtgtatatgtattttcccCCAAGTCGAAATGCGCATAAAAAGTTCCCTCGCGCCGTTGCCCGTGCGAAGCTGAACGGAAAAAGGGTAGACGAAAGTAAGTTAACAACGCAGAAAAGACAAAAGCGAGATTTGAAGAAACACCCCTAATCCCGGGGCAACTGCGACGAGAATATGCAAAACGGATGAGACAAAATCCAGTTAACCTcgcggagggaaaagagaaacagcaggtaagtcgagaggaaagaaaagagcagcgaggggagggggggggagggagagggagagggaggaaaaagggatgtCGACTAATCCTATGATCTCGCCCCGCGCCTTGTACCGCTTAGGCGCACATGCTCGCGAGGTGCGCGCCCGCCGCTGCCCGCCCTCGGGGCACGCGCCGTCGGCCTGCCCGCCGCTGCAGGTTCTCTCGGCAGGGCATGCGGCCGGGAGCCCTACATTCCACGGGGCATGTCGAcgcgattctctgtctgtctgtctgtctgtctgtctgtctgtctgtctgtctgtctgtctctctctctctctctctctctctctctctctctctctctctctctatctctctctctctctctctctctctctctctctctctctctctcttctctctctctctctctctctctctctctctctctctgtcggggCATGTCGATgcgattctcttctctctctcttctctctctctcttcttccttctttctcttctttcttctctctctctctctcctttcctccctccctctctccctttctccttctctcatttaacatttacacctctccctttcttctctctccttcattaatttattttttctttttttttttttttttttttctttcttttctcttcctttcttctctcccctttccttttcccttcccctttttcccttttttcccttttccttccctcttcctcctttttttcttccccccggGGCATGTCGAtcgatttccctttttctccccttttctcttttctctttttcttctctctcccaccgcaAGTAAACACGTAGCCTAGCTTGTATAAGTCTACATCAAAACAAGCGCGCATCACTTCTACCTCCACAGGAACGCGAGCGCGCATAAGCGCCGAAACTCACGCCAACGCCAACGGGAACCATTCCTCCATCTTCACTACAAACAACAGCTCTACATATATCACAcgaggaaaaataacaaaaagagaaagagccaaaaaaaaacaGCGGGGTTCAAACCAgaagccgcccacccgcccatcccTCACCCAATCCCATGATGATTCCGGGCCGCCCAGCGCACGGACCGATTTACTGATTTACGTCTCGAGACAAAAGCAACTCctcgattcttcttcttcttcttcctcctcctcctcctccgccgagaCGACAAGGGCGCGTTTCTTCCCGACTGATTTTCTTATCCGATTCTCCCGCTCGAGCGACAACTCTCCCTTGAATTGGTTCGGCGCTCGAGCGGCAAGGAGAGACAACCCCTTGaaaagagtggaggggagggagaggggagggagggagaggagagagggggaggaaagggggagaagggggagggagaggaagaaggagaaggagagaatgaggaggagggaataaggattgagagagggaataagggcggaatggagaaagggatgtagggtgggttagggagaaggggcaggagaaagtttgagggaaagagaggaagggagaaggagggaaagggagagagagagcagtggacGAAGAAtcggaaatagaagaaaaaggagagacaatcAGAGAATGCAatgagaacaaggaaaagaaaatgaataagagagagagagagagagcagagagagagagagagagagagagagagagagagagagagagagagagagagagagagagagagagagagcgcaaaggcagccaaacgcacacaaacaccaaatAATGAATCTGTCCTTCGTTGGCAATCAAAACCCTTCAAGGGAAAATTTGCATACAAAATTACCGTACACTGAGCTCACCCTGTGACTTCCCACGATCGTTCGGGGAAAACAACACAAACAGTCACGAATCGTTACAAAGGGCAGGATACGGCGCTGGTTCTGCTGGTTCGAGGCTTCGAAACCAAACGAATCCATAACACACAAAAGACCCACATCGGCTCCGGTTGCGAAACAGGACTCGAAATTTAAAATAAACgacaggaaagaaagggaaaaaaaatctcaccTCGAGGAACGGACACATCAAAACTAATCACAATAAATCAATCTAaaagcagcagaaaaaaaaaaaacacgataccaTAAACCCATTCGAGAGCGACCAAAAGCATCGAGAAATGGAACGATTCGCCGTAAAGAACCCCACGGAGCTTCGAACTGAAGAATCGATACAGCGAAGCCATCGACTCTCAAGAGGGAATCCGGGACGCGAAAGCACACGAAACATAATGGACGATGGCGAAGGCGGGCAACCAAACCTCTCGCGGAATGTGACTTCACAGGAATCGGCGGAGAACATTAACCGACAACAAGGacggaggctgggggaggggggagggggaggggcggggaaacagagacaaataaacagaccgacagacagacttgACTGACCCCcgcctcatacatacacacatacataaatagactaacagagaaagagggggagagggagagagagagaagggagaggaggaaggagagggtgagggtgagggtgagggagggtgagggggaggggggaaaaggggggggggggggggggagagagaggaagggaaaaaggagagaaagagggaagagagagagagagagagagagagagagagagagagagagagagagagagagagagagagagagagagagagaggagaaactaaAAGAGCGCGAGAAGAAAAGACTgccaaagagacaaaaaagagaacgagaggagaaagagagagataaagcgaacgagcgagaggaaCGGCCGCCGACTGCGTGCGGGACAAACACCAGCGTGGAGATCGGGGACGAGATGTAAACATGCGCGCCAACCGTTTCCAGTATGAGATGGTATGTAAACATGCACGTCGCCTGTAATGGTATGCAGGCAGTATGCGCGGTAGTTCCGGCCCTGAGCGAGGGGGCAATTCCCAATTCCCAACTTAAATCCAGAGCTTTATCAACCGCAACAGTAGCAATTGCAGGTTTGCAGGCAAGTTCCCCCGCCGTCATTCCGGAAAGAGaattcccacacacgcacacgcacacacccaaaagGCCAACCAAGCTCTTACACACTTGAATTTACGACGCTAAGTGGATCGCATGacatggggatggggggaggggcggaggggcgaagggagagggaccgTAGCACAAATTCCCACCAACGAATTGACCttcaaaatcgttttttttttatttcgagatTAGGACGAAGGCCAGCATCCGAAAATATTGCAACGCGCCATATAGATAAACCCATACACAGGCTCAACGAATTCCAACCTGAAGACCGCATTTGTGAACCGTACATGCAAATCTATCGGCCTGTCTATCACCCGAACACACCTGCAGGCGCGCACAGGCCTTTTAACATAAAGGCAAATGCATTATCGGGCGGCCACGGTAGAATAATCATCTCCAATTTCNNNNNNNNNNNNNNNNNNNNNNNNNNNNNNNNNNNNNNNNNNNNNNNNNNNNNNNNNNNNNNNNNNNNNNNNNNNNNNNNNNNNNNNNNNNNNNNNNNNNNNNNNNNNNNNNNNNNNNNNNNNNNNNNNNNNNNNNNNNNNNNNNNNNNNNNNNNNNNNNNNNNNNNNNNNNNNNNNNNNNNNNNNNNNNNNNNNNNNNNNNNNNNNNNNNNNNNNNNNNNNNNNNNNNNNNNNNNNNNNNNNNNNNNNNNNNNNNNNNNNNNNNNNNNNNNNNNNNNNNNNNNNNNNNNNNNNNNNNNNNNNNNNNNNNNNNNNNNNNNNNNNNNNNNNNNNNNNNNNNNNNNNNNNNNNNNNNNNNNNNNNNNNNNNNNNNNNNNNNNNNNNNNNNNNNNNNNNNNNNNNNNNNNNNNNNNNNNNNNNNNNNNNNNNNNNNNNNNNNNNNNNNNNNNNNNNNNNNNNNNNNNNNNNNNNNNNNNNNNNNNNNNNNNNNNNNNNNNNNNtatatatatatgtatatatatatgtatatatatatgtatgtatgtatatatatatatatacatatttttcccttttttgaagAAAATGTGAAACTTTCAACGCTGATTTGTTTTTAGAAAACATTAAGATTGCTTTAGTTATCCTATGATACAAGATGTGCTCTTGTATACACCAACCTGGTCGTTGTCAttcgtccttccccttccccaccgccccccccccccccctgaagtaAACGCTCTCTCTTACCTAGTTATCAAAACACCGAGTATTTACATTTCCATTCACAGAACGTCGTGGAAATTCACGGGGAAGTAAACACGGGGAGTCAGAAGGCGGAAGAACCAGCCAGATATACAAGACAAACACCgctcccacctccacacacacatgggcGTGTGGATGTGTAATGCGCATAGATCTCCgtaacatgcacacgcacacaaacacacattcatatgtaaaaACGTATTTATACGGCTATACTTACGAATAGGACCACCCGTACCGCTACGCACGTACTGTATACAGACAACAGTCGCACgggcacgcaaacacgcaaaaacaaacacacgcaaaaaagacacacacacagacacgcaaaaaaaagacacacccaaaaaaaagacacacgcaaacacacacacacgcaaacacacacacacgcaaacacacgcacacacgcacacacgcaaacacacgcacacacgcaaacacacacacacacgcaaacacacacacacacgcaaacacacacacacacgcaaacacacacacacacgcaaacacacacacacacacgcaaacacacacacacacgcaaacacacacacacacacgccaacacacacacacacgcaaacacacacacacacgcaagcccacacacacacacacaaacacacacacacgcaaacacacacacacgcaaacacacacacaacacacacaggcacacacacacacacacacacacacacacacacacacacacacacacacacacgcaaacacacacgcacacgcaaacacacacgcacacgcaaacacacacgcacacgcaaacacacacacacacacacacacacacacacacgcaaacacacatacaggcaaacacacacacacacaaacacacacatatccacacaaacacacacaggcacacgcacacacaggtaaacacacacacacgcaaacacacacgcacgcaaacacacacgcgcacgcaaacacacacacgcacgcaaacacacacacacgcaagcaaacatacgcacgcacgcaaacacacacacacggaaacacacacacacgcaaacatacgcacgcacgcaaacatacgcacgcacgcaaacacacacgcaaacatacgcacgcacgcaaacacacacacacgcaaacacacacacacgcaaacacacacacacacgcaaacacacacacacgcaaacacacacacacgcaaacacacacacacgcaaacacacacacacgcaaacacacctggCTCCGTATTTACAGATTCCGTACAGCTGGTACGACCTGCACAGCTCCGTCTTGTACTTGTCGGGGTCGAGGGGCACGAACTCCTCCCTGGGGCCGCCGAGCCTGCCTCCCCCCCTGGACTTCCGGCGGTGATCCTCTGCGCCCGCCCGCCGCTGGTTctgcctggaggaggaggtggaggagcaggaggtggtccTCGAACGCTTGGCGAGGGCGAGCCAGCGCTCCGACGGCTGCGGGAGGCTGGGGGGaagcggggggcgggggaagcAGCTCTTGGAGGGATACGCGGGCGGGGTGCTGAGGAGGCGGTCGGAGAGGCTTAGGGGGCGGTCGGAGAGGCTTAGGGGGCGGtcggagagggcggggagggcagggaggctgAGAGGGCGGTCGGGGAGGCTTAGGGAGCGGtcggagagggcggggaggctgagagggcggtcggggagggcggggaggctgAAGGACTGGTCGAGGGGGGAGGCCGGCAGCTGGAGGGGGGAGATCGGCAGCGACACGTCCTGCACAGGGTATCCCAGAGTGTTCCACGGAAGCAGAGCGGAGACCTGGGAAGCTTCTAGGGGCGTGCTACATGTCGGACCCTGAAAAAGAACAAACTCtcgataacaaataataaacaactcGCCAAAACGAATGAAATAAACATCCACATAACAAGAAAGGTCGAGACGATGTTCATCTAAAAAAGTTATATCGAGAAAAGAAGTTTAATGCAAAACGGGCTGATGTTCTTCCAAATCATCTATAAATAACTTCTGATTTCCTgttcaataaaaataaacaaaatcgttGGGTTTTCTGACAAAAATTTAAATCATCTTCACCTAAAACTCCACGGATTTCATACAAAACACCTAATTTAGCTATTTTTAAACTGTGACCAATTTAAACAGaggaaatgcaaaagaaaatgcaaatacaACCAcacagtcattctctctctctctctcattttcgctttctctctcattttctctctctctctcattttctctctctctctcattttctctctctctctctccctatgagaaagaataaaaatcagcAAAACCCCCTCAGCTCTGAAACAAGGAGAGCCCACGCCAGCCCCTACAAGCGTcacgcatctcccccccccccccccgttccagAGTGCTTAGCCGAGGCCCTTATGGCGCCCGTGCAAACAGCGGCGGTCAGGGAACACACTCGGGAAGAAAGGCAGATTGTTTAACCGGGGTGTTTGCCTTCCCTTGCTGCTGAATCATTTCCATATACGGACTcagtctctcctttcgtctctaggtctcggtgtctctctcctttcgtctctaggactctctctctctctctctcctttcgtctctaggactctctctctctctctctcctttcgtctctaggactctctctctctctctctcctttcgtctctaggactctctctctctctctcctttcgtctctaggactctctctcctgtcgtctctaggactctctctctctctctcctttcgtctctaggactctctctctctctctcctttcgtctctaggactctctctctctctctctctcctttcgtctctaggactctctctctctctctctctctcctttcgtctctaggactctctctctctctctcctttcgtctctaggactcactcactctctctctctctctctctcctttcgtctctacgactctctctctctctctctcctttcgtctctaggcctctctctctcctttcgtctctaggactctctctctctctctctcctttcgtctctaggactctctctctctctctctcctttcgtctctaggactctctctctctctctctcctttcgtctctaggactctctctcctttcgtctctaggactctctctcctttcgtctctaggactctctctctctctctcctttcgtctctaggactctctctctctctctcctttcgtctctaggactctctctctctctctctctctctctctctctcctttcgtctctaggtctcggtgtctctctctctctcctttcgtctctaggactcactctctctctctctcctttcgtctctaggactctctctctctctcctttcgtctctaggactctctctcctttcgtctctaggactctctctctctctctcctttcgtctctaggactctctctctctctctcctttcgtctctaggactctctctctctctctcctttcgtctctaggtctcggtgtctctctctctctcctttcgtctctaggactctctctctctctctcctttcgtctctcggactctctctctctctctctcctttcgtgtctagggctctctctctctctcctgtcgtcTCTaggcctctctctcctttcgtctctaggcctctctctctctctctccttccgtctctaggactctctctctctctctccttccgtctctaggactctctctctctctctctctctctctcctttcgtctctaggtctcggtgtctctctctctctcctttcgtctctaggactctctctctctctctcctttcgtctctaggactctctctctctctctctcctttcgtctctaggtctctctctctctctcgctctcctttcgtctctaggactctctctctctctctcctttcgtctctaggactcactcactctctctctctcctttcgtctctaggactctctctctctctctcctttcgtctctaggactctctctctctctcctttcgtctctaggactctctctctctctctctctctccctctctcctttcgtctctaggactctctctctctctctctcctttcgtctctaggactctctctctctctctcctttcgtctctaggactcactcactctctctctctctctctctcctttcgtctctaggactctctctctctctctctcctttcgtctctaggactctctctctctctctcctttcgtctctaggactctctctctctctctcctttcgtctctaggactctctctctctctctcctttcgtctctaggactcactctctctctctctctcctttcgtctctaggactcactcactcactctctctctctctcctttcgtctctaggactctctctctctctctctctcctttcgtctctaggactctctctctctctctctctcctttcgtctctaggactctctctctctctctcctttcgtctctaggactctctctctctctctctctctcctttcgtctctaggactcactcactctctctctctctctctcctttcgtctctaggactctctctctctctcctttcgtctctaggactctctctctctctctctctctctctcctttcgtctctaggactctctctctctctctctctctctctccctcctttcgtctctaggactctctctctctctctctctcctttcgtctctaggactctctctcctttcgtctctaggactctctctctctctctcctttcgtctctaggactctctctctctctctcctttcgtctctaggactctctctctctctctcctttcgtctctaggactctctctctctctctcctttcgtctctaggactctctctctctctctcctttcgtctctaggactctctctct
It encodes the following:
- the LOC138867405 gene encoding CREB-regulated transcription coactivator 2-like encodes the protein MSLAEAAAALDKLLRGPPRPQAFCASPSFPSLPLSLQPQESPQGPTCSTPLEASQVSALLPWNTLGYPVQDVSLPISPLQLPASPLDQSFSLPALPDRPLSLPALSDRSLSLPDRPLSLPALPALSDRPLSLSDRPLSLSDRLLSTPPAYPSKSCFPRPPLPPSLPQPSERWLALAKRSRTTSCSSTSSSRQNQRRAGAEDHRRKSRGGGRLGGPREEFVPLDPDKYKTELCRSYQLYGICKYGARCVRVIDRPIDLHVRFTNAVFRLEFVEPVYGFIYMARCNIFGCWPSS